A window of the Cytophagaceae bacterium genome harbors these coding sequences:
- a CDS encoding histidine kinase has protein sequence MIYFHSVSAQRLPYTFDHLKVSDNSIENIIKCMLKDRNGYLWLGTASGLKRYDSGFTTTFKHNSKDDNSLVHNSIESLCEDKQGRIWVGTTEGICFFDKKKNAFFTFKELNKTDYACLNIICDSRGNIWFSIRDKGLYKFDTKTNKLYNFSIESSQTKKLSSNRVFRKGLVEDPNKNGLWISCNEALNFLDYSSQKIYNKSFNPKKADVFNLTNISALTTNENNLVFTDNHNQEIVWYNTRLQKNVRTFGLNPNPNISFSGVYQLFFDSNSNIWVSSYNKKMAYIDLKKQQLIPIEYEKGNSISFSAYNFIDIFQEKNGTIWFGTQNGINTINGLATQNPNEQLFEVYDFSKELFRNKPNDFFRDFRVDEKNSSWWMLTNENRLINYDLSSNQTVSYNIPSSKKISSNSDFTIKLENYGNKILISKAYEIFVFDKSTKKFSNIILPSKINPKMKINICHTRLLGDSIWIFVQDLHEVYNYHLITKKCKSFPIELDIDFKKNKTQKIHFGTSYSLITRSGEFWICMQSGGLAKFSKEKKKFIGIKNKQNIDFSKIGFSGFVEDKNGKFWLGSYDLIKYDPLTNDFKTIIETEYIGSLTIDHNDNIIISILDNILIFNEIKNESYSFNLKTNDSFSDWENQLIDLKSDKIISIGKQGFILIDLKNLRIPSFQDQLYINRISNTDTSILINENNSQVKFNSIQNSFSVNFGVLSPPNSYLYEMSYKLEGFDNDWIIDKEDKKEAVYGNLDGGDYIFKVRAKDVNQKYLPIQTLKIHIETLFYNTIWFKLLFFLTFVFILFALIRFRINQRKKIHHLQLQSTRLEKDKTEIQYQNLINHLNPHFLFNSLTSLNGLILSEPDLASDFLQKLSKIYRYILQNKENEVVSLEKELEFVQNYINLQKSRFEEGLQVIISIPERFLKHGIIPVTLQNLFENAIKHNTIEEGNPLIINVFIENNFLIVKNNLQKKKFVESSNKQGLDSLKSLYKYFTSSPMEAIETETVFIVRIPLL, from the coding sequence ATGATCTATTTTCATTCTGTATCTGCTCAACGCTTACCCTACACTTTTGACCACCTGAAAGTGAGTGATAATAGCATTGAAAACATAATCAAATGTATGCTCAAAGATCGCAATGGATATCTTTGGCTAGGAACTGCCAGTGGTCTTAAACGCTATGATTCGGGTTTTACAACAACATTTAAACATAATTCAAAAGATGACAATTCTCTGGTTCATAATTCCATTGAATCGCTTTGTGAAGACAAGCAAGGAAGAATATGGGTAGGTACAACAGAAGGTATCTGTTTTTTTGACAAAAAGAAAAATGCATTTTTTACATTCAAAGAACTTAATAAAACTGATTACGCCTGTCTTAATATAATTTGTGATTCAAGAGGAAATATTTGGTTTTCAATTCGTGACAAAGGATTATATAAATTTGACACAAAAACCAATAAACTATACAACTTTTCTATTGAATCATCTCAAACAAAAAAACTAAGTTCAAACAGGGTTTTCAGAAAAGGATTGGTCGAGGATCCCAACAAAAATGGATTATGGATTTCATGTAATGAAGCTTTAAATTTTTTAGATTATTCTTCGCAGAAAATTTATAATAAGTCATTTAACCCAAAGAAAGCAGATGTTTTTAATCTTACCAATATATCTGCACTTACAACAAATGAAAACAATTTGGTTTTTACAGATAACCACAACCAAGAAATTGTCTGGTATAATACCCGACTTCAAAAAAATGTTAGAACATTTGGTTTAAATCCAAATCCTAATATTTCCTTTTCGGGAGTTTATCAATTGTTTTTTGATTCAAATAGTAATATTTGGGTCAGTAGCTATAATAAGAAAATGGCTTACATAGACCTGAAAAAGCAACAATTAATCCCAATTGAATACGAAAAAGGAAATAGTATTTCATTTTCGGCTTACAATTTTATTGATATTTTTCAGGAAAAAAATGGAACAATTTGGTTCGGTACTCAAAATGGGATTAATACTATTAATGGTTTAGCAACCCAAAATCCAAATGAACAACTATTTGAAGTTTATGATTTCTCAAAAGAATTATTTAGAAATAAGCCAAATGATTTTTTTAGGGATTTTAGAGTTGATGAAAAAAACAGCAGCTGGTGGATGCTTACAAATGAAAACCGTTTGATTAATTATGATTTATCAAGTAATCAAACAGTAAGCTACAATATACCCTCTTCAAAAAAAATCTCTTCGAACTCAGACTTCACTATTAAGTTAGAAAATTATGGTAATAAAATATTGATTTCTAAGGCATACGAAATTTTTGTTTTCGATAAATCAACCAAAAAATTCTCGAATATTATTTTGCCGTCTAAAATCAACCCCAAAATGAAAATAAACATATGCCACACCAGACTTTTGGGAGATTCAATCTGGATTTTTGTACAAGACCTTCATGAAGTTTATAATTATCATTTGATTACAAAAAAATGTAAAAGCTTTCCAATAGAATTAGATATTGATTTCAAAAAGAATAAGACTCAAAAAATACATTTTGGAACTTCCTATTCATTGATTACTCGGTCAGGAGAATTTTGGATTTGTATGCAATCGGGTGGTTTGGCTAAATTTTCAAAAGAAAAAAAGAAATTTATTGGCATTAAAAATAAGCAAAATATTGATTTTTCAAAAATAGGGTTTTCGGGTTTTGTGGAAGACAAAAACGGAAAATTTTGGCTAGGGAGTTATGATTTAATCAAATATGATCCTTTGACAAATGACTTTAAAACTATTATTGAAACTGAATATATTGGCTCATTAACCATTGACCATAACGACAATATTATTATTTCTATATTAGATAATATATTGATTTTTAATGAAATAAAAAACGAAAGCTATTCCTTTAATCTGAAAACAAATGACTCCTTTTCTGACTGGGAAAACCAATTGATAGATTTAAAATCCGATAAAATAATATCAATTGGAAAACAAGGGTTCATTTTGATAGATTTAAAAAACTTAAGGATACCTTCTTTTCAGGATCAATTATATATCAATCGAATCTCAAACACAGATACATCAATATTGATAAATGAGAATAATTCTCAGGTTAAATTTAACTCAATACAAAATAGTTTCTCTGTTAATTTTGGTGTTCTGTCACCACCAAATAGTTATTTATATGAAATGTCATATAAACTAGAAGGATTTGATAATGATTGGATTATTGATAAAGAAGATAAAAAAGAGGCTGTTTATGGTAATTTAGATGGAGGTGATTATATCTTTAAGGTTCGGGCTAAAGATGTAAATCAGAAATATTTGCCTATTCAAACTCTGAAAATTCACATCGAAACTCTTTTTTACAATACTATTTGGTTTAAGTTGCTTTTTTTCCTAACGTTCGTTTTCATTCTTTTCGCTTTAATTCGATTTAGAATAAATCAGAGAAAAAAAATTCATCATTTACAGCTTCAATCTACCCGATTAGAAAAAGATAAAACAGAGATACAATACCAAAATTTAATAAACCATCTTAATCCACATTTTCTATTTAACAGCCTTACATCGCTCAATGGTTTGATTTTGTCAGAACCTGATCTTGCCTCCGATTTTTTGCAAAAACTTTCAAAAATTTACAGGTATATTTTACAAAATAAGGAGAATGAGGTAGTGAGTTTAGAAAAAGAATTAGAATTTGTACAAAATTACATTAACCTCCAAAAGTCTCGTTTTGAAGAAGGTTTGCAAGTTATTATCAGTATTCCAGAACGATTTTTAAAGCATGGAATAATACCGGTAACACTTCAAAATCTTTTTGAAAACGCAATCAAACATAATACTATAGAAGAAGGTAATCCGTTGATTATTAATGTTTTTATAGAGAATAATTTTTTAATTGTAAAAAATAATTTACAGAAAAAGAAATTTGTGGAATCCTCCAATAAACAAGGCCTTGATAGTCTAAAAAGTTTATACAAATACTTTACTTCAAGTCCAATGGAGGCAATTGAAACTGAAACGGTGTTTATAGTTAGAATTCCGTTGCTTTGA
- a CDS encoding response regulator transcription factor gives MIAIIIEDEKLVARELSIKIAKIDSELKILGILPSVKTSVNWFAENAEPDVVFADIQLTDGVSFEIFEKFQLTCPIIFTTSYNEFAIRAFKVNGIDYLLKPVELEDLKNAIEKAKNLIKNQIKSPINLQKLAAILQHTSSDSKPAFREQFLCNHRNAWVPVKVKEISHFHYDTVIHIITKANEKFSLDNTMDEIEGMLDPNAFFRINRQFIVNKDMIQRVWGLENLKLMVKLKDPHQSVEIDISRQKAPVFKKWLEK, from the coding sequence ATGATTGCTATTATAATTGAAGACGAAAAGTTAGTTGCAAGGGAACTAAGCATTAAGATAGCCAAAATAGATTCTGAATTAAAAATTTTAGGGATACTACCCAGTGTCAAAACATCGGTAAATTGGTTTGCTGAAAATGCCGAACCCGACGTTGTTTTTGCGGATATTCAGTTGACAGATGGTGTAAGTTTTGAAATTTTCGAAAAGTTCCAGCTCACTTGTCCAATTATTTTTACCACTTCTTATAATGAATTTGCTATAAGAGCATTTAAAGTTAACGGAATTGATTATTTATTAAAACCCGTTGAACTAGAAGACTTAAAAAACGCCATAGAAAAGGCTAAAAACTTAATTAAGAATCAGATAAAATCTCCGATTAATTTACAAAAACTTGCTGCGATTCTTCAGCACACAAGTTCAGATTCTAAGCCAGCATTTAGAGAACAGTTTTTGTGTAATCACAGGAACGCATGGGTTCCTGTAAAAGTCAAAGAAATTTCCCATTTCCATTATGACACTGTAATTCATATTATTACAAAAGCAAATGAAAAATTCAGCCTGGATAATACTATGGATGAAATAGAAGGAATGTTGGATCCTAATGCTTTTTTTAGGATTAATCGCCAGTTTATTGTCAATAAAGACATGATTCAAAGAGTTTGGGGCTTAGAAAATTTGAAATTGATGGTCAAATTGAAAGATCCACATCAATCTGTCGAAATTGATATTAGCCGTCAAAAGGCTCCTGTTTTTAAGAAATGGTTAGAGAAATAG
- a CDS encoding hemoglobin, protein MTTEEIKIVKQTWRNLEGIDPTLFGDVFYSRLFIADPSLKKMFRLPQEVQSKKLIDTLDLIVKSLGRLDELGNQIKDLGEKHVKYGVLPHHYDKVGDALIWSLKKGLGKDWNIEVENAWKKCYTILVNAMTN, encoded by the coding sequence ATGACTACAGAAGAAATCAAAATTGTTAAACAAACATGGCGAAATCTGGAAGGAATTGATCCGACATTGTTTGGGGATGTTTTCTACAGTCGTTTGTTTATTGCAGATCCCTCACTTAAGAAAATGTTTCGATTACCACAGGAGGTTCAGTCCAAAAAACTTATTGATACGCTAGATCTAATTGTAAAAAGCCTGGGCAGATTAGATGAATTAGGCAATCAAATAAAAGACTTAGGAGAAAAACATGTGAAATATGGGGTATTGCCGCATCATTATGATAAGGTAGGTGATGCCCTAATTTGGTCTTTGAAAAAAGGATTAGGAAAAGATTGGAATATCGAAGTAGAAAATGCGTGGAAAAAATGCTATACAATATTAGTTAATGCAATGACAAACTAA